Proteins from a genomic interval of Medicago truncatula cultivar Jemalong A17 chromosome 3, MtrunA17r5.0-ANR, whole genome shotgun sequence:
- the LOC112420140 gene encoding uncharacterized protein gives MIKKDWVALPPHSQSYKDGVNYFLDIAFTKGMVEEEEILCPCAVCCNDSWETRDVVFDHLCSKGFVKGYMEWIYHGEDESLMDLDGDSHDETSSHDDINGLLFETFKDVADGGRVHEGLNEDAKKFYKLVDDANQELYPGCESFSSLSFTIRIYLLKCLHGWSNASFTALLELLKEAMPDLNIPVSFNKTKSMIKDLGLDYKKIDACPKNCMLFWKEHEKDDSCHICGASRWIEYPEVANEPDEIKKAHKVPAKVLRHFPLIPRLKRLFMCSKTADTLRWHSDKRSRDGKLRHPADAKAWKDFDAKHSDFARETRNIRLGLASDGFNPFRTMSLSHSTWPVVLTIYNYPPNLCLKAENCLMSLIIPGPKSPGNAIDVYLQPLIEELKILWNVGVETYDISKNETFQMHAALMWTVNDYPAYAMLSGWSTKGKLACPACNHKTSSRYLKHSRKMCYMGHRVFLDSNHVWRSNSTSFDGKPEYRSAPSLLDSKKILKDLKKIPDMLGKEKKKKRLGPLGKKKKKKGLGPWKKKSIFWQLPYWKDNSLRHNLDVMHIEKNICDNIIGTLLEIEGKKKDHAKARLDLQHMGIRKKLHLKATSDGKKTQIPKACFSLTKHEKSVFCGVLKTVKLPDGLASNISRCVQVNEGKVYGFVHFFVVYAKRL, from the exons ATGATAAAGAAGGATTGGGTGGCGTTGCCTCCACATAGTCAAAGTTACAAGGATGGTGTTAATTACTTTTTGGATATTGCATTCACCAAAGGAAtggttgaagaagaagagattTTGTGCCCCTGTGCTGTATGTTGCAATGATAGTTGGGAAACCAGAGATGTAGTGTTCGACCATTTATGTAGCAAAGGATTTGTAAAAGGATACATGGAATGGATTTATCACGGTGAAGATGAAAGTCTTATGGATCTTGATGGTGATAGTCATGACGAAACATCATCTCATGATGATATTAATGGGTTACTTTTTGAGACGTTTAAAGATGTCGCTGATGGAGGTAGAGTACATGAAGGGCTAAATGAAGATgcaaagaaattttataaacTAGTTGATGATGCAAATCAAGAGTTGTATCCTGGATGTGAAAGTTTTTCCTCGTTATCATTCACTATTCGAATCTACTTGTTGAAATGCCTCCATGGATGGAGCAATGCATCATTCACTGCTCTCTTAGAATTGTTGAAAGAGGCTATGCCAGATTTGAACATCCCTGTCtctttcaataaaacaaaatctatGATAAAAGATTTGGGCTTAGACTATAAAAAGATTGATGCATGTCCCAAAAATTGCATGTTGTTTTGGAAAGAGCATGAGAAAGATGACTCATGTCATATTTGTGGCGCATCAAGGTGGATAGAATATCCTGAAGTTGCTAATGAGCCTGACGAAATTAAAAAAGCTCACAAGGTTCCCGCCAAAGTTCTAAGACATTTTCCTTTGATTCCAAGATTGAAAAGACTCTTTATGTGTTCAAAGACAGCCGACACATTAAGGTGGCACTCAGATAAGCGTTCAAGGGATGGGAAGTTAAGGCATCCGGCCGATGCCAAAGCATGGAAAGACTTTGATGCAAAACATTCAGATTTTGCTCGTGAAACCCGTAACATCAGGCTTGGGTTGGCAAGTGATGGGTTTAATCCATTTAGGACTATGAGTCTTTCACATAGTACATGGCCTGTTGTATTAACAATATATAATTATCCGCCAAATTTGTGCTTAAAGGCTGAAAATTGTTTAATGTCGTTAATTATTCCTGGACCGAAGTCACCCGGAAATGCAATTGATGTGTATTTACAACCACTTATTGAGGAGCTGAAGATATTGTGGAATGTCGGTGTAGAAACGTATGATATTTCCAAAAATGAAACATTTCAAATGCATGCAGCTCTTATGTGGACTGTGAATGACTACCCTGCATATGCTATGCTATCTGGTTGGAGTACAAAAGGGAAGTTGGCTTGCCCCGCTTGTAATCATAAAACTTCTTCAAGATACTTAAAACATAGTCGAAAGATGTGTTATATGGGTCATCGAGTCTTTTTGGATTCAAATCATGTATGGAGATCAAATTCAACTTCTTTTGATGGAAAGCCAGAATATAGGTCTGCACCTTCTTTGTTAGAttcaaaaaagattttaaaagacttaaAAAAGATCCCTGACATGTtgggaaaggaaaaaaagaaaaaaaggctTGGTCCAttggggaagaaaaaaaagaaaaaagggctTGGTCCATGGAAGAAAAAGTCTATCTTTTGGCAATTACCATATTGGAAGGACAATTCTTTGCGCCATAATTTAGATGTTATGCATATAGAAAAGAACATTTGTGATAATATAATCGGGACTCTCTTGGAGATTGAAGGGAAGAAAAAGGACCATGCAAAAGCTCGTTTGGACTTGCAACACATGGGGATTAGAAAAAAGCTCCACTTGAAAGCAACGAGTGATGGTAAGAAAACTCAAATCCCTAAAGCATGTTTCTCCCTAACAAAGCATGAGAAATCtgttttttgtggtgttttaAAGACAGTAAAACTTCCTGATGGCCTTGCTTCTAATATTTCTCGATGTGTTCAAGTTAATGAAGGAAAAGTTTATGG CTTTGTTCATTTTTTCGTTGTTTATGCCAAAAGGTTATAG
- the LOC112419792 gene encoding uncharacterized protein isoform X1: MPEKNKNRVWRYANRKFILSVEARDWVETTVRDAWRRYKYKIKQHHFLKYPNMTERLKHRPPKVPIAHFRALCEYWSKEPIQALAESNARNKAQLKWLHRMGPQNFSLTREKLREKEKREPTQSEMFFETRKGSRGKQLDEETGKVFSQLQEMVEKKGSDTEAFKAVMGKERPGRLRCYGRTVTKTSLKRKVEINALKQAHSQEVSTLRHEFQDQIDRLQNAFKTVIQQCNPQLNMASIEHLLGLSHGDANSSPKDSGAQMHSSPSIHTPCPEKQVINEDAVQDDIDEEEDGDDEFLEDEFLEDNLSDEFQEDDVDDEFQEDDLDDEIQENDIGDEFEVDDLANELQDKLE, encoded by the exons ATgccagaaaaaaataaaaaccgtGTATGGAGATATGCTAAT cgGAAGTTTATCTTGTCGGTTGAAGCACGAGATTGGGTTGAGACTACTGTTAGAGATGCATGGAGAAGATATAAGTACAAGATTAAGCAGCATCATTTTCTAAAGTATCCCAACATGACCGAAAGACTTAAACATCGTCCTCCAAAGGTGCCAATAGCTCATTTTAGGGCGCTTTGTGAATACTGGAGTAAGGAGCCTATACAA GCATTGGCTGAAAGTAACGCTAGAAATAAAGCTCAACTGAAGTGGCTGCATCGAATGGGTCCCCAAAACTTCTCTCTGACTCGTGAAAAACTG cgtgaaaaggaaaaaagagagCCCACTCAATCAGAAATGTTTTTTGAAACTCGAAAAGGAAGTAGAGGAAAACAATTGGATGAAGAAACTGGAAAAGTAttt tcCCAACTTCAAGAAATGGTTGAAAAGAAAGGAAGTGATACTGAAGCTTTTAAAGCTGTTATGGGAAAGGAGCGTCCCGGAAGGTTACGTTGTTATGGGAGAACAGTAACTAAAACTTCCTTAAAGCGAAAGGTTGAGATTAATGCTTTGAAACAAGCACATAGTCAAGAGGTATCTACTTTGAGGCATGAATTTCAAGATCAGATTGATAGATTGCAAAATGCGTTTAAGACCGTCATACAACAATGCAATCCTCAATTAAATATGGCCTCAATAGAACATTTGCTTGGATTATCTCATGGAGATGCTAACAGCTCCCCAAAGGATAGTGGAGCACAAATGCATTCCTCTCCTTCAATTCATACTCCATGTCCTGAAAAG CAAGTTATCAATGAAGATGCTGTACAGGATGACATAGATGAGGAGGAAGACGGAGATGATGAATTTCTTGAGGACGAATTTCTTGAGGACAACTTAAGTGATGAATTTCAGGAGGATGATGTAGATGATGAATTTCAAGAGGATGACCTAGATGATGAAATTCAAGAGAATGACATCGGTGATGAATTTGAAGTGGACGATTTGGCTAATGAATTACAAGATAAACTTGAATGA
- the LOC112419792 gene encoding uncharacterized protein isoform X3, whose translation MPEKNKNRVWRYANRKFILSVEARDWVETTVRDAWRRYKYKIKQHHFLKYPNMTERLKHRPPKVPIAHFRALCEYWSKEPIQALAESNARNKAQLKWLHRMGPQNFSLTREKLREKEKREPTQSEMFFETRKGSRGKQLDEETGKVFSQLQEMVEKKGSDTEAFKAVMGKERPGRLRCYGRTVTKTSLKRKVEINALKQAHSQEVSTLRHEFQDQIDRLQNAFKTVIQQCNPQLNMASIEHLLGLSHGDANSSPKDSGAQMHSSPSIHTPCPEKLSMKMLYRMT comes from the exons ATgccagaaaaaaataaaaaccgtGTATGGAGATATGCTAAT cgGAAGTTTATCTTGTCGGTTGAAGCACGAGATTGGGTTGAGACTACTGTTAGAGATGCATGGAGAAGATATAAGTACAAGATTAAGCAGCATCATTTTCTAAAGTATCCCAACATGACCGAAAGACTTAAACATCGTCCTCCAAAGGTGCCAATAGCTCATTTTAGGGCGCTTTGTGAATACTGGAGTAAGGAGCCTATACAA GCATTGGCTGAAAGTAACGCTAGAAATAAAGCTCAACTGAAGTGGCTGCATCGAATGGGTCCCCAAAACTTCTCTCTGACTCGTGAAAAACTG cgtgaaaaggaaaaaagagagCCCACTCAATCAGAAATGTTTTTTGAAACTCGAAAAGGAAGTAGAGGAAAACAATTGGATGAAGAAACTGGAAAAGTAttt tcCCAACTTCAAGAAATGGTTGAAAAGAAAGGAAGTGATACTGAAGCTTTTAAAGCTGTTATGGGAAAGGAGCGTCCCGGAAGGTTACGTTGTTATGGGAGAACAGTAACTAAAACTTCCTTAAAGCGAAAGGTTGAGATTAATGCTTTGAAACAAGCACATAGTCAAGAGGTATCTACTTTGAGGCATGAATTTCAAGATCAGATTGATAGATTGCAAAATGCGTTTAAGACCGTCATACAACAATGCAATCCTCAATTAAATATGGCCTCAATAGAACATTTGCTTGGATTATCTCATGGAGATGCTAACAGCTCCCCAAAGGATAGTGGAGCACAAATGCATTCCTCTCCTTCAATTCATACTCCATGTCCTGAAAAG TTATCAATGAAGATGCTGTACAGGATGACATAG
- the LOC120579560 gene encoding uncharacterized protein produces MDVLHAKNRILEVATKQTERPRILQPQAKNDFAQGMLKKRTHENLLDNNREKIQKVDKTVARKLLIPSKIAKPDKPNISLDTMMSKTECSKKAKRVPTCPSMLIHDYVELHKSKEMEATKSNNGEKPGSNFHPSSSKNQPLSGKNRVEDSREPVVNEEEENTNREEEQGISQRKTRGRTLCRKIYARTFEERVEVTYNNVDQPIGTQHFVL; encoded by the exons ATGGATGTATTACATGCAAAAAATAGAATTCTAGAGGTTGCTACAAAGCAAACAGAGAGGCCTAGGATTTTGCAACCACAAGCTAAGAACGATTTTGCTCAAG GAATGCTGAAAAAAAGAACTCATGAGAATCTACTagacaacaatagagagaaaattcaAAAGGTGGATAAAACAGTTGCAAGGAAGTTACTTATTCCTTCCAAAATAGCGAAACCTGATAAACCTAATATATCTTTGGACACAATGATGTCAAAAACTGAATGCTCTAAAAAGGCAAAGAGGGTGCCTACATGCCCATCAATGTTGATTCATGATTATGTGGAACTTCACAAGTCAAAAGAGATGGAAGCAACCAAGTCAAACAATGGAGAAAAACCGGGAAGTAACTTTCACCCTAGCTCTAGTAAAAATCAGCCACTGTCTGGCAAAAATAGAGTGGAAGATTCGAGAGAACCGGTAGTcaatgaagaagaggaaaacacaaatagagaagaagaacaag GAATATCTCAAAGAAAAACTCGCGGGAGAACTTTGTGCAGAAAGATTTATGCAAGAACTTTTGAAGAGCGAGTAGAAGTGACCTATAATAATGTTGATCAGCCTATCG GAACTCAACATTTTGTCCTCTAA
- the LOC112419792 gene encoding uncharacterized protein isoform X2, producing MPEKNKNRRKFILSVEARDWVETTVRDAWRRYKYKIKQHHFLKYPNMTERLKHRPPKVPIAHFRALCEYWSKEPIQALAESNARNKAQLKWLHRMGPQNFSLTREKLREKEKREPTQSEMFFETRKGSRGKQLDEETGKVFSQLQEMVEKKGSDTEAFKAVMGKERPGRLRCYGRTVTKTSLKRKVEINALKQAHSQEVSTLRHEFQDQIDRLQNAFKTVIQQCNPQLNMASIEHLLGLSHGDANSSPKDSGAQMHSSPSIHTPCPEKQVINEDAVQDDIDEEEDGDDEFLEDEFLEDNLSDEFQEDDVDDEFQEDDLDDEIQENDIGDEFEVDDLANELQDKLE from the exons ATgccagaaaaaaataaaaaccgt cgGAAGTTTATCTTGTCGGTTGAAGCACGAGATTGGGTTGAGACTACTGTTAGAGATGCATGGAGAAGATATAAGTACAAGATTAAGCAGCATCATTTTCTAAAGTATCCCAACATGACCGAAAGACTTAAACATCGTCCTCCAAAGGTGCCAATAGCTCATTTTAGGGCGCTTTGTGAATACTGGAGTAAGGAGCCTATACAA GCATTGGCTGAAAGTAACGCTAGAAATAAAGCTCAACTGAAGTGGCTGCATCGAATGGGTCCCCAAAACTTCTCTCTGACTCGTGAAAAACTG cgtgaaaaggaaaaaagagagCCCACTCAATCAGAAATGTTTTTTGAAACTCGAAAAGGAAGTAGAGGAAAACAATTGGATGAAGAAACTGGAAAAGTAttt tcCCAACTTCAAGAAATGGTTGAAAAGAAAGGAAGTGATACTGAAGCTTTTAAAGCTGTTATGGGAAAGGAGCGTCCCGGAAGGTTACGTTGTTATGGGAGAACAGTAACTAAAACTTCCTTAAAGCGAAAGGTTGAGATTAATGCTTTGAAACAAGCACATAGTCAAGAGGTATCTACTTTGAGGCATGAATTTCAAGATCAGATTGATAGATTGCAAAATGCGTTTAAGACCGTCATACAACAATGCAATCCTCAATTAAATATGGCCTCAATAGAACATTTGCTTGGATTATCTCATGGAGATGCTAACAGCTCCCCAAAGGATAGTGGAGCACAAATGCATTCCTCTCCTTCAATTCATACTCCATGTCCTGAAAAG CAAGTTATCAATGAAGATGCTGTACAGGATGACATAGATGAGGAGGAAGACGGAGATGATGAATTTCTTGAGGACGAATTTCTTGAGGACAACTTAAGTGATGAATTTCAGGAGGATGATGTAGATGATGAATTTCAAGAGGATGACCTAGATGATGAAATTCAAGAGAATGACATCGGTGATGAATTTGAAGTGGACGATTTGGCTAATGAATTACAAGATAAACTTGAATGA
- the LOC11441498 gene encoding FHA domain-containing protein DDL isoform X2 produces MRGTVTVTAEGGIRRGKNLTGRRGGEWIMMMIVEGTADHLGRSMIGRRSTVTTEGADIGLSRRSVTQCLVMRCLGKNSREAEMMNEEDDSLMKMKAAEEALQEKQKVKPSFELSGKLAEETNRVRGITLLFNEPPEARKPDVKWRLYVFKTGEMLNEPLYIHRQSCYLFGRERRVADVPTDHPSCSKQHAVIQFRQVEKEQPDGMIVKQTRPYIMDLGSTNKTFVNDSPIEPQRYYELREQDTIKFGNSSREYVLLHENSASAS; encoded by the exons ATGAGAGGAACCGTGACAGTAACAGCAGAGGGAGGGATTCGGAGAGGGAAGAATTTGACCGGAAGGAGAGGAGGAGAGtggataatgatgatgatagtGGAAGGAACGGCAGATCATCTAGGTCGAAGCATGATAGGTCGCCGGAGCACCGTCACAACGGAAGGGGCAGACATAGGTCTCAGTCGCCGCAGCGTCACTCAATGCCTCGTGATGAGGTGTCTG GGGAAAAACTCAAGAGAAGCTGAAATGAT gaatgaagaagatgattccTTAATGAAGATGAAGGCTGCTGAAGAGGCTctgcaagaaaaacaaaag GTAAAACCTTCGTTTGAGTTATCAGGAAAACTTGCAGAAGAAACTAATCGAGTCAGAG GTATCACTTTGTTGTTCAATGAACCACCAGAGGCTCGAAAACCTGATGTTAAATGGAGGCTCTATGTTTTCAAGACTGGTGAAATGTTGAATG AGCCCCTATATATACATCGCCAAAGTTGTTACCTTTTTGGAAGAGAAAGAAGGGTTGCTGATGTCCCAACAGATCATCCTTCTTGCAGCAAGCAACATGCTGTTATTCAATTCCG gCAAGTTGAAAAGGAGCAACCTGATGGTATGATAGTAAAGCAAACAAG GCCTTACATAATGGACCTCGGAAGCACAAACAAAACATTCGTTAAT GATAGTCCCATTGAACCTCAACGGTATTATGAACTTAGGGAGCAGGACACCATTAAATTTGGTAATAGTAG CCGAGAATATGTATTACTGCACGAGAACTCTGCTTCTGCTTCGTGA
- the LOC11441498 gene encoding FHA domain-containing protein DDL isoform X1 has protein sequence MGRHSPSTRRHRSHRSISPPPRDKQKPSTRSPDSPPPSSHRSRSPSPRTKRLKKIQSEREPKREHERNRDSNSRGRDSEREEFDRKERRRVDNDDDSGRNGRSSRSKHDRSPEHRHNGRGRHRSQSPQRHSMPRDEGKNSREAEMMNEEDDSLMKMKAAEEALQEKQKVKPSFELSGKLAEETNRVRGITLLFNEPPEARKPDVKWRLYVFKTGEMLNEPLYIHRQSCYLFGRERRVADVPTDHPSCSKQHAVIQFRQVEKEQPDGMIVKQTRPYIMDLGSTNKTFVNDSPIEPQRYYELREQDTIKFGNSSREYVLLHENSASAS, from the exons ATGGGCCGTCATTCTCCATCCACTCGCCGTCACCGGAGCCACCGCAGCATCTCACCTCCGCCGCGAGACAAGCAAAAACCTTCAACTCGTTCACCTGattctcctcctccttcttctcatCGCTCTCGTTCTCCTTCTCCACGAACCAAACGGTTGAAGAAAATTCAATCCGAACGAGAACCCAAACGCGAGCATGAGAGGAACCGTGACAGTAACAGCAGAGGGAGGGATTCGGAGAGGGAAGAATTTGACCGGAAGGAGAGGAGGAGAGtggataatgatgatgatagtGGAAGGAACGGCAGATCATCTAGGTCGAAGCATGATAGGTCGCCGGAGCACCGTCACAACGGAAGGGGCAGACATAGGTCTCAGTCGCCGCAGCGTCACTCAATGCCTCGTGATGAG GGGAAAAACTCAAGAGAAGCTGAAATGAT gaatgaagaagatgattccTTAATGAAGATGAAGGCTGCTGAAGAGGCTctgcaagaaaaacaaaag GTAAAACCTTCGTTTGAGTTATCAGGAAAACTTGCAGAAGAAACTAATCGAGTCAGAG GTATCACTTTGTTGTTCAATGAACCACCAGAGGCTCGAAAACCTGATGTTAAATGGAGGCTCTATGTTTTCAAGACTGGTGAAATGTTGAATG AGCCCCTATATATACATCGCCAAAGTTGTTACCTTTTTGGAAGAGAAAGAAGGGTTGCTGATGTCCCAACAGATCATCCTTCTTGCAGCAAGCAACATGCTGTTATTCAATTCCG gCAAGTTGAAAAGGAGCAACCTGATGGTATGATAGTAAAGCAAACAAG GCCTTACATAATGGACCTCGGAAGCACAAACAAAACATTCGTTAAT GATAGTCCCATTGAACCTCAACGGTATTATGAACTTAGGGAGCAGGACACCATTAAATTTGGTAATAGTAG CCGAGAATATGTATTACTGCACGAGAACTCTGCTTCTGCTTCGTGA